A genome region from Methylorubrum populi includes the following:
- the rpsA gene encoding 30S ribosomal protein S1, producing MSAGLNASTAAREDFAALLEESFLQHEITEGSVVKGTVVGIEKDVAVIDIGAKTEGRVPLKEFTGPGREGELKVGDEVEVYVDRIENALGEAVISRDKARREESWVKLEKAFEANERVTGTIFNQVKGGYTVDLDGAVAFLPRSQVDIRPVRDVTPLLGTPQPFQILKMDRRRGNIVVSRRTVLEESRAEQRSELVANLEEGQVIDGVVKNITEYGAFVDLGGIDGLLHVTDMAWRRVNHPSEVVTIGQTVKVKIIKINHETHRISLGIKQLLADPWEGIAARYPEGAKLKGRVTNITDYGAFVELEPGIEGLIHVSEMSWTKKNVHPGKIVSTSQEVEVQILEVDSVKRRISLGLKQTLQNPWEAFAEKHPVGSEVEGEVKNKTEFGLFIGLEGDVDGMVHLSDLDWNRPGEQVIEEFKKGDMVRAQVLDVDVEKERISLGVKQLGGDPFAEAGEIKKGQIVTCEVVEVKDSGLEVKLVDTDMQTFIRRAELARDRGDQRPERFAAGEKFDARVIQFDRKARRVQVSIKALEVAEEREAMAQFGSADSGASLGDILGAAFNKKKGGDEE from the coding sequence ATGTCTGCTGGTCTGAACGCAAGCACCGCGGCCCGCGAGGATTTCGCGGCCCTGCTCGAGGAGTCCTTCCTCCAGCATGAGATCACCGAGGGTTCGGTCGTCAAGGGCACCGTCGTCGGCATCGAGAAGGATGTCGCCGTCATCGATATCGGCGCCAAGACCGAGGGGCGCGTCCCTCTCAAGGAATTCACCGGCCCGGGCCGCGAGGGCGAGCTCAAGGTCGGCGACGAGGTCGAGGTCTACGTCGACCGCATCGAGAACGCGCTGGGCGAAGCCGTCATCTCGCGCGACAAGGCGCGCCGCGAGGAGAGCTGGGTCAAGCTCGAAAAGGCCTTCGAGGCCAACGAGCGCGTGACCGGCACGATCTTCAACCAGGTCAAGGGCGGCTACACCGTCGATCTCGACGGCGCCGTGGCGTTCCTGCCGCGCTCGCAGGTCGACATCCGCCCGGTGCGCGACGTCACCCCGCTGCTCGGTACGCCCCAGCCGTTCCAGATCCTCAAGATGGATCGCCGCCGCGGCAACATCGTCGTGTCGCGCCGCACCGTGCTCGAAGAGAGCCGCGCCGAGCAGCGCTCGGAGCTGGTGGCCAACCTCGAGGAAGGTCAGGTCATCGACGGCGTCGTCAAGAACATCACCGAGTACGGCGCCTTCGTCGATCTCGGCGGCATCGACGGCCTGCTGCACGTCACCGACATGGCGTGGCGCCGCGTGAACCACCCGTCGGAGGTCGTGACCATCGGCCAGACGGTGAAGGTCAAGATCATCAAGATCAACCACGAGACGCACCGCATCTCGCTCGGCATCAAGCAGCTTCTCGCCGATCCGTGGGAGGGCATCGCCGCCCGCTACCCCGAGGGCGCCAAGCTCAAGGGCCGCGTCACCAACATCACCGACTACGGCGCCTTCGTGGAGCTGGAGCCGGGGATCGAGGGCCTGATCCACGTCTCCGAGATGAGCTGGACCAAGAAGAACGTCCATCCGGGCAAGATCGTCTCCACCTCCCAGGAGGTCGAGGTGCAGATCCTGGAGGTCGATTCGGTCAAGCGCCGCATCTCGCTCGGCCTCAAGCAGACCCTGCAGAACCCCTGGGAGGCCTTCGCCGAGAAGCACCCCGTGGGCTCCGAGGTCGAGGGCGAGGTCAAGAACAAGACCGAGTTCGGCCTGTTCATCGGCCTCGAAGGCGATGTCGACGGCATGGTCCACCTGTCGGATCTCGACTGGAACCGTCCCGGCGAGCAGGTGATCGAGGAGTTCAAGAAGGGCGACATGGTGCGCGCCCAGGTTCTCGACGTCGATGTCGAGAAGGAGCGCATCTCGCTCGGCGTGAAGCAGCTCGGCGGCGATCCCTTCGCGGAAGCCGGCGAGATCAAGAAGGGTCAGATCGTCACCTGCGAAGTCGTCGAGGTGAAGGATTCCGGCCTGGAGGTGAAGCTCGTCGACACCGACATGCAGACCTTCATCCGCCGCGCCGAGCTCGCCCGCGACCGCGGCGACCAGCGCCCGGAGCGCTTCGCCGCCGGTGAGAAGTTCGACGCCCGCGTCATCCAGTTCGATCGCAAGGCCCGCCGCGTGCAGGTCTCGATCAAGGCTCTGGAAGTGGCCGAGGAGCGCGAGGCGATGGCCCAGTTCGGCTCGGCCGATTCGGGTGCCTCGCTCGGCGACATCCTCGGCGCCGCCTTCAACAAGAAGAAGGGCGGCGACGAGGAGTAA
- the rlmB gene encoding 23S rRNA (guanosine(2251)-2'-O)-methyltransferase RlmB: MTPPRDGPAKPHGSKSHGSKPHAFRHRPRTQQRGGPAAREGHDHVVLYGWHPVSQALANAGRRFHRLLATENALARLKEELAALPIEPEIVRPSDIDRLLGPDAVHQGLYAEAEPLAAPALDAMPDDALLLALDQITDPHNVGAIVRTAAAFGVTAIVTTARHSPNATGVLAKSASGGLEHVPLVIVRNLAEALITLGECGFTRIGLDSDAGTPLDTVGPRRPAVLVLGAEGKGLRQRTTECCDLLVRIDAVGAIRSLNVSNAAAITLYALTRTGGQPGRTEVTG, from the coding sequence ATGACCCCGCCGCGCGACGGCCCGGCCAAGCCGCACGGATCCAAGTCGCACGGATCCAAGCCGCACGCGTTCCGGCACCGCCCGCGGACACAGCAGCGGGGCGGTCCGGCGGCACGGGAGGGACACGACCATGTCGTGCTCTACGGATGGCACCCCGTCTCGCAGGCTCTCGCGAATGCAGGCCGTCGCTTCCATCGGCTGCTCGCCACCGAGAACGCGCTCGCCCGCCTGAAGGAGGAGCTCGCCGCGTTGCCGATCGAGCCGGAGATCGTCCGTCCCAGCGATATCGACAGGCTGCTCGGGCCCGACGCGGTGCATCAGGGCCTCTACGCCGAGGCCGAGCCGCTCGCCGCGCCCGCCCTCGACGCGATGCCCGACGACGCGCTGCTGCTGGCGCTCGACCAGATCACCGACCCGCACAACGTCGGCGCGATCGTGCGAACCGCGGCGGCCTTCGGCGTCACCGCCATCGTCACCACCGCGCGTCACTCGCCCAACGCCACCGGCGTGCTCGCGAAATCGGCCTCGGGCGGCCTGGAGCACGTGCCGCTGGTGATCGTGCGCAATCTCGCCGAGGCCCTGATCACGCTCGGCGAGTGCGGCTTCACCCGGATCGGTCTCGATTCGGACGCCGGCACGCCCCTCGATACGGTCGGCCCCCGCCGCCCGGCGGTGCTCGTGCTCGGTGCGGAAGGCAAGGGCCTGCGGCAGCGCACCACCGAATGCTGCGACCTGCTCGTGCGCATCGACGCGGTCGGGGCGATCCGCAGCCTCAACGTCTCGAACGCGGCGGCGATCACGCTCTATGCCCTGACTCGAACCGGCGGGCAGCCCGGCCGAACCGAAGTCACGGGTTGA
- the sppA gene encoding signal peptide peptidase SppA, with the protein MAADVEFLIDRRRLRRKLTLWRVLGIGAVIVAVGAVGYRARVGEGRLFPATENQIARISIGGFITGSESTRKLIERVGESKAVQGVVISISSPGGTTTGSEELYRNLRALAAKKPMVAFVDGTAASGAYITAIAADHIVARETALVGSIGVLFQYPDVSGLLDKVGVKVESVKSSPLKAEPSGFSPTSPEARAALSAIVLDTYGWFKGLVVERRGMNDSQIAAVADGRVFSGRQSVPLKLVDELGGERQAVAWLEAEKQVSKNLPVKDWKPKSEGGLKLWSALGLGADLLGLEGLASRLRAAGEETAGLAGGGLLAVWRPAP; encoded by the coding sequence ATGGCCGCAGACGTCGAGTTTCTCATCGACCGCCGCCGCCTGCGCCGCAAGCTGACCCTGTGGCGGGTGCTCGGCATCGGCGCCGTCATCGTCGCCGTGGGAGCGGTCGGCTACCGGGCGCGGGTCGGCGAGGGCCGCTTGTTTCCGGCCACCGAGAACCAGATCGCCCGCATCTCGATCGGCGGCTTCATCACCGGCAGCGAATCGACCCGCAAGCTGATCGAGCGCGTCGGCGAGTCGAAGGCGGTACAGGGTGTGGTGATCTCCATCTCCTCACCCGGGGGCACCACCACCGGCTCCGAGGAACTGTACCGGAACCTGCGTGCGCTGGCGGCGAAGAAGCCGATGGTCGCCTTCGTGGACGGAACCGCGGCCTCGGGCGCCTACATCACCGCGATCGCCGCCGACCACATCGTCGCGCGCGAGACGGCTCTCGTCGGTTCGATCGGCGTCTTGTTTCAGTATCCGGACGTGTCGGGGCTGCTCGACAAGGTCGGCGTGAAGGTCGAGTCGGTCAAATCCTCGCCGCTGAAGGCGGAGCCCTCGGGCTTCAGCCCGACCTCGCCGGAGGCTCGCGCCGCGCTCTCGGCGATCGTCCTCGACACCTATGGCTGGTTCAAGGGGCTGGTGGTCGAGCGCCGCGGCATGAACGACAGTCAGATTGCCGCCGTCGCCGACGGCCGCGTGTTCAGCGGCCGCCAGAGCGTGCCGCTGAAGCTCGTCGACGAACTCGGTGGCGAGCGTCAGGCGGTGGCGTGGCTGGAGGCGGAAAAGCAGGTTTCCAAGAACCTGCCCGTGAAGGACTGGAAGCCGAAATCCGAGGGTGGGCTCAAGCTCTGGTCGGCCCTGGGCCTCGGCGCGGACCTGCTCGGCCTCGAAGGGCTGGCGAGCCGCCTGCGCGCGGCCGGGGAGGAAACCGCCGGACTCGCCGGCGGCGGTCTCCTGGCCGTCTGGCGCCCGGCGCCCTGA
- the ihfB gene encoding integration host factor subunit beta: protein MIKSELVLKIAEQNPHLYQRDVETLVNAILDTIADALAQGDRVELRGFGAFSVKRREARRGRNPRTGESVAVSEKAIPVFKTGKEMRLRLNQAGIGDEHASA, encoded by the coding sequence ATGATCAAGTCGGAACTCGTGCTCAAGATCGCCGAGCAGAACCCCCATCTCTACCAGCGCGATGTCGAGACCCTCGTCAACGCGATCCTCGACACCATCGCCGATGCCCTCGCCCAGGGGGATCGGGTGGAGTTGCGCGGCTTCGGCGCCTTCTCGGTGAAGCGTCGCGAGGCACGGCGCGGGCGCAATCCCCGTACCGGCGAATCCGTCGCGGTCTCGGAGAAGGCGATCCCCGTCTTCAAGACCGGCAAGGAGATGCGTCTGCGCCTCAACCAAGCCGGGATCGGCGACGAGCACGCGAGCGCCTGA
- a CDS encoding LapA family protein, translating into MIRFLKALVLLPVAVVVVLLAVANREAVTLSFDPFSPEPVFSLVLPLYAVVFGAVALGILVGGIGSWLGQSGTRQRARYHRREADRLAKEAAELKTFGTPGTEPVHTGAGTRNALPAPAGAH; encoded by the coding sequence ATGATCCGTTTCCTGAAGGCGCTGGTGCTGTTGCCGGTGGCCGTGGTGGTCGTCCTGCTGGCGGTCGCCAACCGTGAAGCCGTGACCCTCTCCTTCGATCCGTTCTCGCCCGAACCCGTGTTCAGCCTGGTCCTGCCGCTCTACGCCGTGGTGTTCGGCGCGGTGGCGCTCGGCATCCTCGTCGGCGGCATCGGAAGCTGGCTCGGCCAGAGCGGAACCCGCCAGCGGGCGCGCTACCACCGGCGCGAGGCCGACCGTCTCGCCAAGGAGGCGGCGGAGCTGAAGACGTTCGGCACGCCGGGTACCGAACCCGTCCATACCGGGGCCGGCACCCGCAACGCCCTGCCGGCACCGGCAGGAGCCCACTGA
- a CDS encoding phosphoribosylanthranilate isomerase yields the protein MQSVRVKICGLSSEATLDAALDAGADLVGFVHFPKSPRHVTLEQGGRLSRRARGRAERVVLLVDPDDALLAAAIEALDPDLIQLHGRETPERVAEVRARTGRPAMKAIGVASADDLASLPAYAAVADRLLLDAKAAPGATLPGGNGRTFDWGLLKSAEFPLGTMLSGGLDAGNVAAALASTGLTAVDVSSGVELHPGEKDPAKIAAFVAAAHGRT from the coding sequence ATGCAGAGCGTGCGCGTCAAGATCTGCGGGCTCAGCAGCGAGGCGACGCTCGATGCGGCGCTCGATGCGGGCGCCGACCTCGTCGGCTTCGTCCACTTCCCGAAGAGCCCGCGTCACGTCACCCTGGAGCAGGGCGGCCGTCTCTCGCGCCGGGCGCGGGGGCGGGCGGAACGCGTCGTCCTGCTGGTCGATCCGGACGACGCCCTGCTCGCGGCCGCGATCGAGGCCCTGGATCCCGACCTGATCCAGCTTCACGGGCGGGAGACGCCGGAGCGGGTCGCGGAGGTTCGGGCTCGGACCGGCCGGCCGGCGATGAAGGCGATCGGGGTCGCCTCCGCCGATGATCTCGCGAGCCTGCCGGCCTATGCGGCGGTGGCCGACCGCCTTCTGCTCGATGCGAAGGCCGCCCCCGGCGCGACGCTCCCCGGCGGCAACGGACGGACCTTCGACTGGGGTCTCTTGAAGTCTGCCGAATTCCCCCTCGGCACGATGCTGTCGGGCGGACTCGACGCCGGCAACGTCGCGGCGGCGCTGGCATCCACCGGACTCACGGCCGTCGACGTCTCCTCGGGCGTCGAGCTTCACCCGGGCGAGAAGGACCCGGCGAAAATCGCCGCCTTCGTCGCCGCCGCCCACGGCCGGACCTGA
- the trpB gene encoding tryptophan synthase subunit beta: MTPNPAPNSFRTGPDERGRFGIFGGRFVAETLMPLILDLEKAYAEAKADPSFKAEMESYGTHYIGRPSPLYYAERLTEHLRGHAPTGQGAKIYFKREELNHTGSHKVNNVLGQILLARRMGKPRIIAETGAGQHGVATATLCARFGLKCVVYMGAVDVERQAPNVFRMKMLGAEVIPVQSGTRTLKDAMNEALRDWVTNVADTFYCIGTVAGPHPYPAMVRDFQSVIGIETKRQMQEMEGRLPDSLVACIGGGSNAMGLFHPFLDDREVEIYGVEAAGHGVQSGLHAASLTGGRPGVLHGNRTYLLMNEDGQIADAHSISAGLDYPGIGPEHAWLHEMGRVTYLSATDSETLEAFRLCSVLEGIIPALEPAHALSKVLELAPTKPAEHLMVLNLSGRGDKDIPQVAQIFGQTL; the protein is encoded by the coding sequence GTGACGCCGAACCCCGCTCCCAATTCCTTCCGCACCGGGCCGGACGAGCGCGGCCGCTTCGGCATCTTCGGCGGCCGGTTCGTGGCCGAGACGCTGATGCCGCTGATCCTCGACCTGGAAAAGGCCTATGCCGAGGCCAAGGCCGATCCGTCCTTCAAGGCGGAGATGGAGTCCTACGGCACCCATTACATCGGCCGTCCGAGCCCGCTCTACTACGCCGAGCGGCTGACCGAGCACCTGCGCGGCCACGCACCGACGGGGCAGGGGGCCAAGATCTATTTCAAGCGCGAGGAATTGAACCACACCGGCTCGCACAAGGTGAACAATGTGCTCGGCCAGATCCTGCTCGCCCGCCGCATGGGCAAGCCGCGGATCATCGCCGAGACCGGCGCGGGCCAGCACGGCGTCGCCACGGCGACGCTCTGTGCGCGGTTCGGCCTGAAATGCGTGGTCTACATGGGCGCGGTCGATGTCGAGCGGCAGGCGCCGAACGTGTTCCGCATGAAGATGCTGGGCGCCGAGGTGATCCCGGTGCAATCGGGCACGCGCACCCTGAAGGACGCGATGAACGAGGCCCTGCGCGATTGGGTCACCAACGTCGCCGATACGTTCTACTGCATCGGCACCGTGGCCGGCCCGCACCCCTACCCGGCGATGGTGCGCGACTTCCAGTCGGTGATCGGCATCGAGACGAAGCGGCAGATGCAGGAGATGGAGGGCCGGCTGCCGGACTCGCTCGTCGCCTGCATCGGCGGCGGCTCGAACGCGATGGGCCTGTTCCACCCGTTCCTCGACGACCGCGAGGTCGAGATCTACGGGGTCGAGGCGGCCGGCCACGGCGTTCAGAGCGGCCTGCACGCGGCCTCGCTGACCGGCGGGCGCCCGGGCGTGCTGCACGGCAACCGCACCTACCTGCTGATGAACGAGGACGGCCAGATCGCCGACGCGCACTCGATCTCGGCCGGTCTGGACTATCCCGGCATCGGCCCCGAGCACGCATGGCTGCACGAGATGGGCCGCGTCACCTACCTCTCGGCGACCGATTCCGAGACGCTGGAGGCGTTCAGGCTCTGCTCGGTGCTGGAGGGCATCATCCCGGCCCTGGAGCCCGCCCATGCGCTCTCCAAGGTCCTGGAGCTCGCCCCGACCAAGCCCGCCGAGCACCTGATGGTCCTGAATCTCTCCGGTCGCGGCGACAAGGACATCCCGCAGGTCGCCCAGATTTTCGGCCAGACGCTCTGA
- a CDS encoding CoA transferase, which translates to MTQFDPDDLPLAGIRVLDLSRVLAGPWCGQVLGDLGADVIKVEHPERGDDTRDWGLRTGATSTSYFDSVNRNKRSIRVDLTDPKGLAMVRDLARRSDIVVQNFKTGGAERLGLGYAALSAENPRLVYCTISGYASDGSEATRPGYDLVVQGEAGLMALNGEAERPPLKFGLAAVDLFTGQYAAQAVLAALFQRERTGRGRLVELALFDCGVALTSYYGLEALVRGHDPARFGNAHPSIVPYGVFQVRDGSIVLTVGNNGQYRRFCEQVLERPDLCADPRFATNLDRSRNRAAFVPLLEAELDKWSRADLLARLAAAGIPCGEVLGLHEALTSERARDAGLVVPQSEGTEAAPHVLAPPYRFDGMRLPVRRMPPTLGGSDCEIQGELTIASEKR; encoded by the coding sequence TTGACGCAATTCGATCCCGACGATCTGCCGCTCGCCGGCATCCGTGTGCTCGACCTGTCCCGGGTGCTCGCGGGACCATGGTGCGGCCAGGTTCTGGGTGATCTCGGTGCGGACGTGATCAAGGTCGAGCATCCCGAACGCGGCGACGACACGCGCGACTGGGGCCTGCGGACGGGAGCCACCAGCACCTCGTATTTCGACAGCGTGAATCGCAACAAGCGCTCGATCCGTGTCGATCTCACCGATCCGAAGGGGCTCGCCATGGTTCGCGACCTGGCGCGCCGGAGCGACATCGTGGTGCAGAATTTCAAGACCGGCGGTGCCGAGCGGCTCGGTCTCGGCTACGCCGCCCTCTCCGCCGAGAACCCGCGCCTCGTCTACTGCACGATTTCGGGCTACGCCTCGGACGGGTCGGAGGCCACGCGGCCGGGCTACGATCTCGTGGTGCAGGGCGAGGCCGGCCTGATGGCTCTCAATGGCGAGGCCGAGCGTCCGCCTCTCAAGTTCGGTCTCGCGGCGGTCGATCTGTTCACCGGCCAGTACGCGGCTCAGGCCGTGCTCGCCGCCTTGTTCCAGCGCGAGCGCACGGGGCGCGGACGCCTCGTCGAACTCGCCCTGTTCGATTGCGGTGTGGCGCTGACCTCGTACTACGGGTTGGAGGCGCTGGTGCGCGGCCACGATCCGGCCCGCTTCGGCAACGCGCATCCGTCGATCGTGCCCTACGGCGTGTTTCAGGTACGCGATGGATCGATCGTGCTCACGGTTGGCAACAACGGACAGTACCGCCGCTTCTGCGAGCAGGTGCTGGAGCGGCCCGATCTCTGCGCCGATCCGCGCTTCGCGACGAACCTCGACCGGTCGAGAAACCGCGCCGCGTTCGTGCCGCTTCTGGAGGCGGAACTCGATAAATGGAGCCGGGCTGACCTCCTCGCCCGGCTCGCGGCAGCCGGCATTCCGTGCGGCGAAGTGCTGGGATTGCACGAGGCCCTCACCTCGGAGCGGGCGAGGGATGCCGGTCTTGTCGTCCCGCAGAGCGAAGGAACGGAAGCGGCCCCCCACGTTCTGGCGCCGCCTTACCGGTTCGACGGTATGCGCTTGCCGGTGCGCCGAATGCCGCCGACGCTCGGTGGATCGGACTGCGAGATCCAAGGCGAGTTGACGATCGCATCGGAGAAGCGGTGA
- a CDS encoding IclR family transcriptional regulator yields the protein MSEPSIDPDEDAGGPKEDRHFVTALARGLAVLACFGRERRMLANHDIAEACNLPRSTVSRLTYTLTKLGYLHYVEESGKYRFGMQLIALSSMALGGLDVRQIARPVLRSLAQATNASVALGVRDRLSMRYIDCHRGPAAISLNIDTGSRISLGRSALGRAYVAVCSDGERSALYAELQAYDPLAWPALRAGLDKAVVEHREIGCCTSFGDWQASASAIAVGFLPGGGLPPMSVSCGAPTVITDAAFLMDVARPKLIEAVRGFEGMMGA from the coding sequence GTGAGCGAACCTTCGATCGATCCCGACGAAGACGCGGGTGGCCCGAAAGAGGACCGGCATTTCGTCACGGCCCTGGCCCGAGGCCTCGCGGTGCTGGCCTGTTTCGGACGGGAACGGCGGATGCTGGCCAACCACGACATCGCCGAGGCCTGCAACCTGCCGCGCTCCACCGTGTCGCGCCTGACCTACACTCTGACGAAGCTCGGCTACCTGCACTACGTCGAGGAATCGGGCAAGTACCGCTTCGGCATGCAGCTCATCGCTCTGAGTTCCATGGCCCTCGGCGGACTCGACGTGCGCCAGATCGCCCGGCCGGTCCTGCGCTCCCTCGCCCAGGCGACGAACGCCTCGGTGGCCCTCGGCGTCCGGGACCGGCTGAGCATGCGCTACATCGACTGCCACCGGGGACCCGCCGCGATCTCGCTCAACATCGACACGGGCTCGCGCATCTCGCTCGGCCGCTCGGCGCTGGGCCGGGCCTACGTGGCGGTCTGCTCCGACGGGGAGCGCTCCGCGCTGTACGCGGAGCTTCAGGCCTACGATCCGCTGGCTTGGCCGGCGTTGCGCGCGGGCCTCGACAAGGCTGTCGTGGAGCACCGCGAGATCGGGTGCTGCACCTCCTTCGGCGACTGGCAGGCCTCGGCCTCGGCGATCGCCGTCGGCTTTCTCCCCGGCGGCGGCCTGCCGCCGATGTCGGTCAGTTGCGGCGCGCCGACGGTCATCACCGACGCGGCCTTCCTGATGGACGTGGCGCGTCCGAAGCTCATCGAGGCCGTGCGCGGCTTCGAAGGGATGATGGGCGCCTGA
- a CDS encoding enoyl-CoA hydratase-related protein, which yields MSETLRITDPTDGVRLLTIDRPARRNALDRATYGALRAAVGQAGVDDTVRVVVLTGAGGCFTAGNDLADFRDTADTGEESPGLSFLRVLSACPKPVVAAVEGHAVGIGTTLLLHCDFAYAGTRARFRLPFVSLGLSPEGGSSYLLPLVAGKKRAAELLMLGEPFGAEAALEAGIVNAVVAEGTVLRTALERARALVALPPASVAATKRLLRAVHEAALARAFASEAETFQALRRAPAAQAAFAAFFSR from the coding sequence ATGAGCGAGACCCTGCGCATCACCGACCCGACGGACGGCGTGCGCCTCCTCACCATCGACCGCCCGGCTCGGCGCAACGCCCTCGACCGGGCGACCTACGGAGCGCTCAGGGCCGCCGTCGGACAGGCGGGCGTGGACGACACCGTGCGCGTCGTCGTGCTGACCGGCGCGGGCGGATGCTTCACGGCCGGCAACGACCTCGCGGATTTCCGCGATACGGCGGATACGGGTGAGGAGAGTCCCGGCCTGTCCTTCCTGCGGGTGCTGTCCGCCTGCCCGAAGCCGGTGGTCGCCGCGGTCGAGGGCCATGCCGTCGGCATCGGCACGACACTGCTCCTGCATTGCGACTTCGCCTATGCGGGGACGCGCGCCCGGTTCCGCCTCCCCTTCGTGAGCCTCGGGCTCAGTCCCGAAGGGGGGTCGAGCTACCTGCTGCCCCTGGTCGCCGGCAAGAAACGCGCTGCCGAACTGCTGATGCTGGGCGAGCCCTTTGGGGCCGAGGCGGCGCTGGAGGCCGGGATCGTCAACGCGGTGGTCGCCGAGGGCACGGTCCTGCGCACCGCGCTGGAGCGGGCGCGGGCCCTCGTCGCGCTGCCGCCTGCCTCGGTCGCAGCCACCAAGCGCCTGTTGCGGGCCGTCCACGAGGCGGCGTTGGCCCGCGCCTTCGCGAGCGAGGCCGAAACCTTCCAGGCCCTGCGCCGGGCGCCTGCCGCGCAGGCCGCCTTCGCGGCCTTCTTCTCCCGATGA
- a CDS encoding nitronate monooxygenase family protein produces the protein MSRLPPILRDNLALPVVAAPMFIVSGPELVIAQCRAGIVGSFPALNARPAATLDACLTRITGELAAARAADPAARIAPFAVNLIVHASNDRLAQDVDACVRHRVPIVITSLRAPDAVVRPVHAYGGLVFHDVTTVKHAGKALEAGVDGLILVCAGAGGHAGTLSPFALVGEVRRFYDGLLILSGAITTGSAILAAQVMGADLAYMGTRFIATAEANAASAYKAMVAQSRAADILYTSFFTGVPGNYLSPSIRAAGLDPDALPAADKSAMSFASDRVKPWRDVWGAGQGVGTIRDVPPTAEVVARLAQDYAEARARLAA, from the coding sequence GTGAGCCGCCTCCCGCCGATCCTGCGCGACAACCTCGCCCTGCCGGTGGTCGCCGCGCCGATGTTCATCGTCTCGGGGCCGGAACTGGTGATCGCCCAGTGCCGCGCCGGCATCGTCGGCTCCTTCCCGGCGCTCAACGCACGGCCGGCCGCCACGCTCGACGCCTGTCTGACCCGGATCACCGGCGAACTCGCCGCGGCGCGCGCGGCGGACCCCGCCGCCAGGATCGCGCCGTTTGCCGTGAACCTGATCGTCCATGCCTCGAACGACCGGCTGGCGCAGGACGTGGACGCGTGCGTGCGCCACCGGGTGCCGATCGTCATCACCAGCCTGCGCGCACCGGACGCCGTGGTGCGGCCGGTGCACGCCTATGGCGGCCTCGTCTTCCACGACGTCACCACCGTGAAGCACGCCGGGAAGGCACTGGAGGCGGGTGTCGACGGGCTGATCCTCGTCTGCGCCGGGGCCGGGGGACATGCCGGCACCCTCAGCCCCTTCGCGCTCGTCGGCGAGGTGCGCCGCTTCTACGACGGGCTGCTGATCCTGTCGGGAGCCATCACGACGGGCTCCGCGATCCTCGCGGCGCAGGTCATGGGCGCGGATCTCGCCTATATGGGCACCCGCTTCATCGCCACCGCCGAAGCAAACGCTGCCTCGGCCTACAAGGCCATGGTCGCGCAAAGCCGCGCCGCGGACATCCTGTACACGTCCTTCTTCACCGGCGTTCCGGGCAATTACCTGTCCCCGAGCATCCGCGCCGCGGGGCTCGACCCCGACGCGCTGCCGGCCGCCGACAAGAGCGCGATGAGCTTCGCCAGCGATCGTGTGAAACCTTGGCGCGACGTGTGGGGCGCGGGCCAGGGCGTCGGCACGATCCGCGACGTGCCGCCCACGGCCGAGGTCGTGGCGCGCCTCGCGCAGGACTATGCCGAAGCCCGTGCCCGGCTGGCGGCCTGA
- a CDS encoding ABC transporter ATP-binding protein gives MLELRNLRAGYGHITVLWDLSLRFREGALTAIVGPNGAGKTTLLRTLTGLIPHDGEIRLRGERLTGKTWELADRGIVMVPEGRLVFRDMSVEENLCLGAYPKRCRGDLAAGLDRVYGLFPRLRERRGQAAGSLSGGEAQMLAMGRGLMSQPRILLIDEPSLGLAPVIVMEVFDIIARLKAAGTTILLVEQNTRVALSVADDVHLLRGGQVRLTAPAADVDLDRLHDLYFAREAQDA, from the coding sequence ATGCTTGAGCTTCGGAATCTCCGGGCCGGCTACGGCCACATCACGGTGCTGTGGGATCTTTCGCTGCGTTTCCGCGAGGGGGCCCTCACGGCGATCGTCGGCCCGAACGGGGCGGGCAAGACGACCCTGCTGCGCACGCTCACCGGCCTGATCCCGCACGACGGCGAGATTCGCCTGAGGGGCGAGCGGCTCACCGGCAAGACCTGGGAGCTTGCGGACCGGGGCATCGTCATGGTGCCCGAGGGCCGGCTCGTCTTCCGCGACATGAGCGTGGAGGAAAATCTCTGTCTCGGCGCCTACCCGAAGCGCTGCCGCGGCGACCTCGCCGCCGGCCTCGACCGGGTCTACGGCCTCTTCCCGCGCCTGCGCGAGCGGCGGGGCCAGGCGGCGGGCTCGCTCTCGGGCGGCGAGGCGCAGATGCTCGCGATGGGCCGGGGATTGATGTCGCAGCCGCGGATCCTGCTCATCGACGAGCCGAGTCTCGGCCTCGCGCCGGTCATCGTCATGGAGGTGTTCGACATCATCGCGCGCCTCAAGGCAGCCGGGACGACGATCCTGCTGGTGGAGCAGAACACCCGCGTCGCCCTCTCGGTCGCGGACGACGTGCATCTCCTGCGCGGCGGACAGGTGCGTCTCACCGCCCCGGCGGCGGACGTCGATCTCGATCGCCTGCACGATCTCTACTTCGCGCGGGAGGCGCAGGACGCGTGA